A window of the Ipomoea triloba cultivar NCNSP0323 chromosome 14, ASM357664v1 genome harbors these coding sequences:
- the LOC116005334 gene encoding agmatine hydroxycinnamoyltransferase 1-like, protein MSVKIENTRIVKPLYEGNPPLTTGHVPLSVFDRVTFDAHIAIIYAYRPPTPPNSTILLGLRKALALYREWAGRLERDEKGNPIVVLNDKGMKFVEATSDSTLDKIMPFKPSASLLNLHPSLKGVVELIQVQVTRFKCGSLVVGFTSHHLIADGHSTSDFLIAWGKMCRGIMIQPLPLHDRTIFVPRNPPKIEYDHVGVEYMQKQIKKNDHFLNNNDMKLLEDIVVHKVHFTCEFLAKLKAKASAMNDGARPYSTFESLVAHLWRAITKARNLGGFETTHIRISVDGRARLNPKVPNEYFGNLVLWAFPTAKVKDLLREPLPYAAKLIHDAVSKVNNNYFRSFIDFANSKVVTEEDGFVPTADMDKHILCPNLEVDSWLRFPFYDLDFGTGCPYLFMPTFFPTEGMMFLLPSFIGDGSIDAFIPLFRDNLATFQHNCYSLD, encoded by the coding sequence ATGAGCGTTAAGATAGAAAACACGAGAATCGTCAAACCTTTGTATGAAGGCAATCCTCCATTGACGACAGGCCATGTCCCTCTTAGTGTGTTTGATAGGGTCACCTTTGATGCTCATATTGCTATTATATATGCGTATCGGCCACCGACCCCTCCGAATAGCACTATCTTGTTGGGGCTTAGAAAAGCGCTTGCACTATATAGGGAGTGGGCGGGGAGATTGGAAAGAGATGAGAAGGGTAATCCAATTGTTGTACTGAATGATAAAGGTATGAAGTTTGTAGAAGCAACAAGCGATTCTACTCTTGATAAGATAATGCctttcaagccatctgcgtCATTGCTCAACCTTCACCCTAGCCTTAAGGGGGTGGTCGAGCTTATCCAAGTCCAAGTAACGCGTTTCAAGTGCGGTTCTTTAGTGGTTGGGTTCACCTCCCATCACCTCATTGCTGATGGTCACTCCACCAGTGATTTCTTAATTGCATGGGGCAAAATGTGCCGTGGCATCATGATTCAGCCCTTACCATTACATGACCGCACCATTTTTGTCCCGAGAAATCCACCCAAAATTGAGTATGACCATGTTGGAGTCGAATACATGcagaaacaaataaagaaaaacgACCATTTCCTCAACAACAACGACATGAAATTGTTGGAAGACATCGTGGTTCACAAAGTCCACTTCACCTGCGAGTTCCTAGCTAAGCTCAAGGCCAAGGCCTCTGCCATGAACGATGGCGCCAGGCCATACAGCACCTTCGAAAGCCTCGTGGCGCATCTATGGCGAGCCATAACCAAGGCAAGAAACCTCGGAGGCTTCGAAACTACCCACATTAGAATCTCGGTTGACGGTCGTGCACGCCTTAACCCCAAAGTTCCCAACGAGTACTTCGGCAACTTGGTACTGTGGGCATTTCCAACTGCCAAGGTTAAAGACTTACTGCGTGAGCCTCTTCCATACGCAGCTAAGCTCATCCACGACGCCGTTTCGAAGGTCAACAACAACTACTTCAGATCATTCATAGATTTCGCAAATTCCAAGGTGGTTACCGAGGAAGACGGTTTTGTTCCAACCGCCGACATGGACAAGCACATTCTCTGCCCTAACCTGGAAGTTGATAGCTGGCTAAGGTTCCCATTCTACGACTTGGATTTTGGAACTGGGTGTCCGTACCTTTTCATGCCGACATTTTTCCCAACGGAAGGGATGATGTTTCTCCTTCCTTCCTTCATTGGAGATGGAAGCATTGATGCTTTTATTCCTTTGTTCCGAGACAACTTGGCTACCTTCCAGCACAATTGCTATTCTCTTGActag
- the LOC116003948 gene encoding uncharacterized protein LOC116003948 yields MDRLSDPQGNPLRNPPRGNPDRPNGNRQERRAAAAWRRVQATISESSEESPAEPKYRRSQMEGFERRLQNLQDQFEGKVRPSAENLLTSSPFVDEIMDYRAPADLKIPEHATFDGTGDPREHLVRYQAKMQVLGVEEPLMCKAFLPTLKGLAQQCHLSGISQDEGEALKTYLARWQKEVQTIEGLDEQVAITIFMESLRAGKLFIDLHNDRPKTYVEAIQRASHQADTEEAVRQKRQREAARSSAKRSRPDSRSRVEPERPSRTEVRRGAERVGAPPPRLTVAQPVHEVKDTLPPPPPLKLGDQPEILPPRGVPVKYCRYHRSTTHTTEECFYLRKEIEAMIQKGAPPPPNQWRRHPRSDKIDSRSDRGKQPASKEEKTKWKHKPVINMIVGGPEGGDSSGSRKAWARQLYVGTIYGRDDSLKKVC; encoded by the exons ATGGATCGTTTAAGTGACCCCCAGGGAAATCCGTTACGAAACCCGCCGCGCGGAAACCCGGATCGACCGAACGGTAATCGCCAAGAACGTCGAGCCGCGGCGGCTTGGCGGAGGGTGCAGGCTACTATATCAGAAAGTAGCGAAGAATCCCCAGCGGAACCTAAGTACCGCCGAAGTCAAATGGAAGGCTTCGAGCGAAGGCTACAAAACTTACAGGATCAATTTGAGGGCAAGGTGAGGCCTTCCGCGGAGAATCTATTAACCTCCTCGCCCTTCGTGGATGAAATTATGGACTATCGGGCTCCCGCAGACCTAAAAATCCCGGAACATGCCACTTTTGATGGGACGGGGGATCCCCGAGAACATCTGGTCCGCTACCAGGCCAAAATGCAAGTCTTAGGGGTGGAAGAGCCACTTATGTGCAAGGCTTTTCTTCCTACTCTCAAGGGGCTCGCCCAACAATG CCACTTGAGCGGAATCAGTCAAGATGAGGGAGAAGCTTTGAAGACGTATCTGGCTCGATGGCAAAAAGAGGTACAAACTATCGAGGGGTTAGACGAGCAAGTGGCTATCACCATTTTCATGGAGTCGCTCCGAGCCGGCAAATTGTTTATTGATCTTCACAATGATCGTCCTAAGACGTATGTGGAGGCTATCCAGAGAGCCAGTCATCAGGCAGACACGGAAGAGGCTGTGAGACAAAAACGGCAGCGAGAAGCTGCCAGATCCAGTGCTAAGCGATCACGACCTGACTCCAGGAGTCGAGTGGAACCTGAGCGTCCTAGTCGCACTGAGGTTCGACGAGGAGCTGAGAGGGTGGGGGCTCCGCCCCCTCGCCTTACCGTGGCCCAACCCGTGCATGAGGTAAAAGATACCTTGCCTCCCCCTCCGCCTCTGAAACTTGGAGATCAGCCCGAGATCCTACCACCGAGAGGGGTCCCGGTGAAATACTGTCGATATCACCGATCGACTACACATACCACGGAGGAATGTTTTTACCTGCGCAAAGAAATAGAGGCCATGATACAGAAGGGTGCCCCACCTCCACCTAATCAATGGAGGCGACATCCGCGCTCCGACAAAATAGATTCGCGCTCCGATCGAGGAAAACAACCCGCCTCTAAGGAAGAGAAGACAAAATGGAAGCACAAACCTGTTATCAACATGATAGTAGGAGGACCGGAAGGAGGGGATTCATCCGGTTCTCGGAAAGCTTGGGCTCGGCAACTATACGTGGGGACCATCTACGGTCGGGATGATAGTCTAAAAAAGGTATGTTGA